One segment of Takifugu rubripes chromosome 5, fTakRub1.2, whole genome shotgun sequence DNA contains the following:
- the adsl gene encoding adenylosuccinate lyase, with protein sequence MDGADEFMKYRSPLVSRYASKEMAYNFSDRKKFTTWRKLWIYLAKAEKSLGLPITEAQIQEMESHQKDIDFAMAAEEERKLRHDVMAHVHTFAHCCPTAAPIIHLGATSCYVGDNTDLIVLRDGFDILLPKLARVIDRLANFAETYADLPTLGFTHYQPAQLTTVGKRACLWLQDLTMDIRNLQRARDDLRFRGVKGTTGTQASFLQLFQGDHDKVEELDRLVTEMASFQKSYLVTGQTYSRKVDVDCLSSLASLGATVHKICTDIRLLANLKEIEEPFEKDQIGSSAMPYKRNPMRSERCCSLARHLVALIADPLQTASVQWLERTLDDSANRRISLAESFLTADIILSTLQNISEGLVVYPKVIERHIRQELPFMATENIIMAVVKAGGNRQDCHEKIRVLSQEAAAVVKQEGGDNDLLARVQKDPYFAPILGQLDAILEPKTFIGRAPQQVARFLSEEVRPLLEPYRSKMDVKIELEL encoded by the exons ATGGACGGAGCCGACGAGTTCATGAAGTACCGCTCGCCGCTGGTGTCGCGGTACGCCAGCAAAGAAATGGCCTACAACTTCAGCGACAGGAAGAAATTCACCACATGGAGGAAGCTGTGGATCTACCTGGCCAAGGCTGAGAAG TCCCTGGGTCTGCCCATCACAGAGGCCCAGATTCAAGAGATGGAGAGCCACCAGAAGGACATCGACTTCGCCATGGCGGCTGAGGAGGAGCGCAAGCTGAGGCACGACGTGATGGCCCACGTGCACACCTTTGCGCACTGCTGCCCCACGGCTGCGCCCATCATCCACCTGGGCGCCACCTCCTGCTACGTTGGGGACAACACT gatcTGATTGTGCTGCGTGATGGATTTGACATTCTCCTGCCTAAG TTGGCCAGAGTCATCGACAGGCTGGCCAACTTTGCCGAGACGTACGCCGACCTCCCGACGCTCGGCTTCACACACTAcca ACCCGCCCAGCTGACCACGGTGGGGAAACGAGCGTGTCTTTGGTTGCAGGACCTGACCATGGACATCCGCAACCTGCAGCGGGCTCGGGACGACCTGCGCTTCCGCGGGGTCAAGGGGACCACTGGGACCCAGGccagcttcctgcagctctttcagGGGGACCATGACAAG GTAGAGGAGCTTGATAGGTTGGTGACGGAGATGGCTTCCTTCCAAAA GTCCTACCTGGTGACCGGACAGACGTACAGCCGTAAGGTGGACGTTGACTGTCTGTCCAGCCTGGCCAGTTTGGGAGCGACTGTTCACAAG ATCTGCACTGACATCCGCCTGCTGGCCAATCTGAAGGAGATCGAGGAGCCTTTCGAGAAGGACCAAATCG GGTCCAGCGCCATGCCCTACAAGAGGAACCCCATGCGATCGGAGCGCTGCTGCAGCTTGGCCCGACATCTGGTGGCGCTGATAGCCGACCCTCTGCAGACTGCCTCGGTCCAGTGGCTGGAGAGGACCCTGGACGACAGCGCCAACAG GAGAATCTCTCTGGCCGAGTCCTTCTTGACGGCGGACATCATCCTCAGCACCCTGCAGAACATCAGCGAGGGGCTGGTGGTCTATCCCAAAGTCATCGAGAGGCACATCCGCCAGGAGCTTCCCTTCATGGCCACAGAGAACATCATCATGGCCGTGGTGAAGGCCGGCGGGAACAGACAG GACTGCCACGAGAAAATCCGCGTCCTGTCCCAGGAGGCAGCAGCGGTGGTCAAACAGGAAGGGGGGGACAATGACCTGCTGGCCAGGGTCCAAAAAGACCCCTATTTTGCCCCCATTCTAGGGCAGCTGGATGCAATACTGGAGCCCAAAACTTTCATCGGCCGTGCGCCTCAGCAG GTGGCCAGGTTCCTCTCTGAAGAAGTGCGCCCCCTGTTGGAGCCGTATAGATCCAAAATGGACGTCAAGATTGAGCTCGAACTCTGA